A section of the Deinococcus taeanensis genome encodes:
- a CDS encoding helical backbone metal receptor, with amino-acid sequence MPEPRLASLTCSNTDILHALGATDRLVAVDSHSDAPGLGHATRLGPDLNIDVAALSAARPDLVLASLSVPGMERVVQEVQAAGLTTVILDPTSVPETAATIRQVGKLLNLTARAEEVAAALEAELAALHRAWPVTPRVLVEWWPKPIIAATRDSWVTDLLASLGAVNALAERAGRSSPLTLEEVRAARPDLIVCSWCGAKKLRPEVIEARGLGVPVVAVPESGLGRPGPRLIEGARQIRAALDRLP; translated from the coding sequence ATGCCAGAGCCGCGCCTCGCCAGCCTGACGTGCAGCAATACCGACATCCTGCACGCCCTGGGTGCCACCGACCGTCTGGTTGCCGTAGACAGCCACAGCGACGCACCCGGCCTGGGACACGCCACCCGCCTGGGACCAGATCTGAACATTGACGTGGCCGCCCTGAGCGCCGCCCGGCCGGACCTGGTGCTGGCCAGCCTCAGCGTGCCCGGCATGGAACGCGTGGTGCAGGAGGTGCAGGCCGCGGGCCTCACCACCGTGATTCTGGATCCCACGAGCGTCCCGGAGACGGCCGCCACAATCCGGCAGGTGGGAAAGCTGCTGAACCTCACCGCGCGCGCCGAGGAGGTGGCGGCCGCGCTGGAAGCTGAACTGGCCGCGCTGCACCGCGCGTGGCCGGTCACGCCGCGCGTCCTGGTGGAATGGTGGCCGAAACCGATCATTGCGGCCACCCGCGACTCCTGGGTTACCGACCTGCTCGCCAGCCTGGGCGCCGTGAACGCCCTGGCAGAGCGGGCCGGGCGCAGCAGTCCCCTCACGCTGGAGGAGGTGCGTGCCGCCCGGCCTGACCTGATCGTGTGCTCATGGTGCGGCGCGAAGAAACTCCGCCCCGAGGTGATTGAGGCGCGCGGGCTGGGCGTTCCGGTCGTGGCCGTGCCAGAAAGCGGCCTGGGCCGCCCGGGGCCCCGCCTGATCGAGGGCGCCCGGCAGATCCGCGCGGCCCTGGACCGCCTGCCCTGA
- a CDS encoding ATP phosphoribosyltransferase regulatory subunit yields MSSSVRSPSSPDLPGLPRFTASIPEGTRDVLPPEWAQREAIRAHLSALFGRWGYRGVEVPALEYASASHPQDAVAFKLIDSGGQVLALRSEFTTAVGRLVRTRFPHGPFPLRLQYAGRLWLRALNSELGRLREFNQLGVELIGVATPASDAELLHLAAAALREVGVHAALEVGYPGYVDAVLEDAGLHGAARAALHDAIDRKSGADVDLLSEQFGLGGETRRTLHALTDLYGGPEVLDAAQALAQGERAQEAVGHLRRVAALYGGPLLFDLGVSRRYDYYTGVTFRAYAPGLNQPVLGGGRYALEGGLPGAGFALGLERLMRALAGDLPPEPEVVLALDLPAAEAARAQGLHAELAWTDNRDELRAFSAARGIRRWARTAEGAVTLQAPDEVTP; encoded by the coding sequence GTGAGTTCGTCCGTCCGTTCCCCGAGTTCCCCTGACCTGCCGGGCCTGCCCCGGTTCACGGCGTCCATTCCGGAAGGCACCCGGGACGTGCTGCCGCCCGAGTGGGCGCAGCGCGAAGCGATCCGCGCGCACCTCTCGGCCCTGTTCGGCCGCTGGGGGTACCGGGGCGTGGAGGTCCCCGCGCTGGAGTACGCCAGCGCCAGCCACCCGCAGGACGCCGTGGCGTTCAAACTGATTGATTCGGGCGGGCAGGTGCTGGCGCTGCGCAGCGAGTTCACCACCGCCGTGGGCCGGCTGGTCCGCACGCGCTTCCCGCACGGGCCGTTCCCGCTGCGCCTTCAGTATGCCGGGCGGCTGTGGCTGCGCGCCCTGAACAGCGAACTGGGCCGCCTGCGGGAATTCAACCAGCTGGGCGTGGAACTGATCGGCGTGGCGACCCCCGCCTCGGACGCGGAACTGCTGCACCTCGCGGCAGCTGCGCTGCGGGAGGTCGGTGTGCACGCGGCACTGGAGGTCGGCTACCCCGGGTACGTAGACGCGGTGCTGGAAGACGCCGGGCTGCATGGCGCGGCGCGCGCGGCGCTGCACGACGCCATTGACCGCAAGAGCGGCGCGGACGTGGACCTGCTCAGCGAGCAGTTCGGTCTGGGCGGCGAGACGCGCCGGACCCTGCACGCCTTGACGGACCTGTACGGCGGGCCTGAGGTGCTGGACGCCGCGCAGGCCCTCGCGCAGGGTGAGCGGGCGCAGGAAGCCGTGGGGCACCTGCGCCGCGTGGCCGCCCTGTACGGCGGGCCGCTGCTGTTCGACCTGGGGGTCAGCCGCCGCTATGACTACTACACCGGCGTGACCTTCCGGGCGTACGCGCCCGGCCTGAACCAGCCGGTGCTGGGCGGCGGCCGCTACGCGCTGGAGGGCGGGCTGCCCGGCGCGGGCTTCGCGCTGGGCCTGGAGCGGCTGATGCGCGCCCTGGCGGGTGACCTGCCGCCTGAACCCGAGGTGGTGCTGGCCCTGGACCTTCCGGCGGCCGAAGCGGCGCGCGCGCAGGGTCTGCACGCCGAACTTGCCTGGACCGATAACCGCGATGAACTGCGGGCCTTCAGTGCGGCGCGCGGCATTCGCCGCTGGGCCCGCACGGCAGAGGGTGCTGTCACGCTTCAGGCGCCTGACGAGGTGACGCCGTGA
- a CDS encoding GNAT family N-acetyltransferase, which produces MSDPVTVRPARPFDAAFAVPLIQETIGKIGLALTATSSATEAQRVLLGFFPLRDNRLSHQNVLIAERAGQPLGLAVTYAGADAARLDEPFRERLRALGLPGEVISEGTPGELYVDTLAVLPGARGQGVGTLLLSAAADRAAGLGLTQVGLLVEDGNPAARLYGRLGFRPAGTRRLAGGTYTHLVRALV; this is translated from the coding sequence GTGAGTGATCCCGTGACGGTGCGTCCCGCGCGGCCGTTCGACGCGGCGTTCGCCGTGCCGCTGATCCAGGAGACGATCGGGAAGATCGGCCTGGCCCTGACGGCGACGTCCTCGGCCACGGAAGCGCAGCGGGTGCTGCTGGGGTTCTTTCCGCTGCGGGACAACCGCCTGAGCCACCAGAACGTCCTGATCGCCGAGCGGGCCGGGCAGCCGCTGGGGCTGGCGGTCACGTACGCAGGCGCAGACGCTGCGCGGCTCGACGAGCCTTTCCGTGAGCGGCTGCGTGCCCTGGGCCTGCCGGGCGAGGTGATATCCGAGGGCACACCCGGCGAGCTGTACGTGGATACGCTCGCGGTTCTCCCGGGGGCGCGCGGGCAGGGGGTGGGCACCCTGCTTCTGTCGGCGGCGGCCGACCGGGCCGCCGGGTTGGGCCTGACCCAGGTGGGGCTGCTGGTCGAGGACGGCAATCCTGCCGCGCGCCTGTACGGCCGACTGGGGTTCCGCCCGGCAGGAACGCGGAGGCTGGCAGGCGGAACGTACACGCACCTGGTGCGGGCACTGGTCTGA
- a CDS encoding alpha-amylase family glycosyl hydrolase, producing the protein MTSSLTGELKWWQSGIIYQIYPRSFQDDSGDGVGDLRGITRRLPYVASLGVHAVWLSPIFRSPMRDFGYDVADYCDIDPLFGTLEDFDALVAEAHRLGLKVMLDYVPNHSSSDHAWFQEALQGKDNAKRDWYVWRDPAPGGGAPNNWKSFFGGPAWTLDEVSGQYYLHQFLPSQPDLNWRNPAVREAMFEVLRFWMRRGVDGFRVDVIWLLAEDERYLDEPANPNWQPGQPEHWSLLHPYTQDQPETHEYIREMRAVLDEFPDRMMVGEIYLPVEQLLPYAGTEDAQMVHLPFNFHLILMPWQAPQVRAFADSYDAACLSTRSWPNWVLGNHDQHRFRTRVGDAQYRVAQTLLLTLRGTPTVYYGDEIGMRDVPIPPERIMDPAALQQPDSPEAGRDPERTPMQWDAGANAGFSVPGTTPWLPLADDAAQVNVQAQEADSQSDLNYFRSLTRLRAAHPALVDGTYRSVDSSDTVFAFHREGHGERLTVLLNFSGESHDLPDLTRGETLLSSLGDQPLSGAPLRPNEARLLRA; encoded by the coding sequence ATGACCTCCTCCCTGACCGGTGAGCTGAAGTGGTGGCAGAGCGGCATCATCTACCAGATCTACCCGCGTTCCTTCCAGGACGACAGCGGCGACGGTGTGGGCGACCTGCGCGGCATCACCCGCCGCCTGCCGTACGTGGCGAGCCTGGGCGTGCACGCGGTGTGGCTCTCCCCCATCTTCAGGAGCCCCATGCGGGATTTCGGGTACGACGTGGCCGACTACTGCGACATCGACCCGCTGTTCGGCACGCTGGAGGACTTCGACGCCCTGGTGGCCGAGGCGCACCGTCTGGGCCTGAAGGTCATGCTCGACTACGTGCCCAACCACTCGTCCTCGGACCACGCGTGGTTCCAGGAGGCGCTGCAAGGCAAGGACAACGCGAAACGCGACTGGTACGTGTGGCGTGACCCGGCCCCTGGCGGCGGCGCGCCGAACAACTGGAAGTCCTTCTTCGGCGGCCCCGCGTGGACACTGGACGAGGTCAGCGGCCAGTACTACCTGCACCAGTTCCTGCCCAGCCAGCCGGACCTGAACTGGCGCAACCCCGCCGTGCGCGAAGCGATGTTCGAGGTGCTGCGCTTCTGGATGCGCCGCGGCGTGGACGGTTTCCGCGTGGACGTCATCTGGCTGCTCGCCGAGGACGAACGGTACCTGGACGAACCCGCCAACCCCAACTGGCAGCCCGGCCAGCCGGAGCACTGGAGCCTGCTGCACCCCTACACCCAGGACCAGCCGGAGACGCACGAGTACATCCGTGAGATGCGCGCCGTGCTCGACGAATTCCCCGACCGCATGATGGTGGGAGAGATCTACCTGCCCGTTGAGCAGCTTCTCCCCTACGCCGGCACGGAGGACGCGCAGATGGTGCACCTGCCGTTCAACTTCCACCTGATCCTCATGCCGTGGCAGGCGCCGCAGGTCCGCGCGTTCGCGGACAGTTACGACGCCGCGTGCCTGAGCACCCGGTCCTGGCCGAACTGGGTGCTGGGCAACCACGACCAGCACCGCTTCCGCACCCGCGTGGGTGACGCGCAGTACCGTGTGGCCCAGACCCTGCTGCTGACGCTGCGCGGCACGCCCACCGTGTACTACGGCGACGAGATCGGCATGCGGGATGTTCCTATTCCTCCCGAACGGATCATGGATCCGGCGGCCCTGCAACAGCCCGACAGCCCGGAGGCCGGCCGCGACCCGGAGCGCACGCCCATGCAGTGGGACGCCGGCGCGAACGCCGGGTTCAGTGTGCCCGGCACCACGCCCTGGCTGCCCCTGGCCGACGACGCCGCGCAGGTGAACGTGCAGGCCCAGGAGGCCGACTCCCAGAGCGACCTGAACTACTTCCGCAGCCTGACCCGCCTGCGCGCGGCGCACCCGGCGCTTGTGGACGGGACCTACCGCAGCGTGGACAGCTCGGACACCGTCTTCGCCTTCCACCGTGAAGGCCACGGTGAGCGCCTGACGGTCCTGCTGAACTTCAGCGGCGAAAGCCACGACCTGCCTGACCTGACCCGCGGGGAAACCCTGCTCAGCAGCCTGGGAGACCAGCCGCTCAGCGGCGCGCCGCTGCGGCCCAACGAGGCCCGACTCCTGCGAGCCTGA
- a CDS encoding MalY/PatB family protein encodes MTDTTSRNPRDTLDVSALRHPDSLKWTLYAEDVIPMWVADMDYPVAPPIMAALRERLEQGLGYAQLRGDRRLTSALSAKLAAQGLTDLPDDGVTFLPGVVPGIYAAVHALTSPGEPVVTMTPVYHPFHLAITQLGRRVAGVPLRDAEQGYEINWAAMDAASRGSRLLLLCHPHNPTGRVWTAEELRRLRDLVLARDLFVMSDELHADLRFTGEPFEAFAADPRVQSRTITLTGPCKAFNTAGLGIGAMISHNAALLGRVRGAAGGLMGHESALSITMWRAALAEGGPWLEETLAYLQDNRDFLSAYLREHLPWVRFHVPEATYLAWLDLRAHPRAGDIQAFLLEEARVAIHDGPLFAPEGFGAQYQGFIRLNFATSRELLREALDRMAAALRRDQPA; translated from the coding sequence ATGACGGACACCACCAGCCGCAACCCGCGGGACACCCTGGACGTGAGCGCCCTGCGTCACCCTGACTCCCTGAAGTGGACCCTGTACGCCGAGGACGTGATTCCCATGTGGGTGGCGGACATGGACTACCCGGTTGCGCCGCCCATCATGGCGGCCCTGCGCGAGCGCCTTGAGCAGGGCCTCGGGTACGCACAGCTGCGCGGCGACCGCCGCCTGACCAGCGCCCTGAGTGCGAAGCTGGCCGCGCAGGGCCTCACGGACCTGCCGGACGATGGCGTGACGTTCCTGCCGGGCGTCGTGCCGGGCATCTACGCCGCCGTACACGCCCTGACCAGCCCCGGCGAACCGGTGGTCACCATGACCCCGGTCTACCACCCGTTCCACCTCGCGATCACGCAGCTGGGCCGCCGCGTGGCCGGCGTGCCCCTGCGCGACGCGGAGCAGGGGTACGAGATCAACTGGGCCGCCATGGACGCCGCTTCGCGCGGTTCGCGGCTGCTGCTGCTGTGCCACCCGCACAACCCCACCGGGCGGGTGTGGACCGCCGAGGAACTCCGGCGCCTGCGGGACCTGGTGCTCGCCCGCGACCTGTTCGTGATGAGCGACGAACTGCACGCCGACCTGCGTTTTACCGGCGAACCGTTCGAGGCGTTCGCCGCCGACCCGCGCGTGCAGAGCCGCACCATTACCCTGACCGGGCCGTGCAAGGCGTTCAACACGGCCGGCCTGGGAATCGGCGCGATGATCAGTCACAACGCGGCCCTGCTCGGGCGCGTGCGCGGCGCGGCCGGCGGCCTGATGGGCCACGAGAGCGCCCTGAGCATCACCATGTGGCGCGCCGCCCTGGCAGAGGGCGGCCCGTGGCTGGAAGAAACCCTGGCTTACCTGCAGGACAACCGCGACTTCCTGAGTGCGTACCTGCGTGAGCACCTGCCCTGGGTGCGTTTTCACGTGCCGGAAGCCACCTACCTCGCGTGGCTGGACCTGCGCGCCCACCCGCGCGCCGGGGACATCCAGGCGTTCCTGCTGGAAGAAGCCCGGGTGGCGATTCATGACGGCCCGCTGTTCGCCCCGGAAGGGTTCGGCGCGCAGTACCAGGGGTTCATCCGCCTGAACTTCGCGACCAGCCGCGAACTGCTGCGCGAGGCCCTTGACCGGATGGCCGCCGCGCTGCGCCGCGATCAGCCCGCCTGA
- a CDS encoding LrgB family protein, producing the protein MIWVAVTLLAFTAGVLAQARAHSPLANPTLIGTLLVALALLVSGVPYPAYLREVDALTALLAPAVVALAVPLYRQRALLARQWRALLLGGLSGTLLGVLTDTILARALHLSMDAQRALSTAPATSPVALQLAPFTHAPPALAATLAVLSGLVGALLLPAALSVLGVRHPLARGVAMGAVAHGIGTARAREEGALTGAASSIGMGLAALTVTLVVALLAQVP; encoded by the coding sequence ATGATCTGGGTGGCGGTGACGCTGCTGGCCTTCACCGCGGGGGTCCTGGCCCAGGCGCGCGCGCATTCCCCGCTTGCCAACCCCACCCTGATCGGCACGCTGCTGGTGGCCCTGGCCCTGCTGGTGTCCGGGGTGCCCTACCCCGCGTACCTGCGCGAGGTGGACGCCCTGACGGCCCTGCTCGCGCCGGCAGTGGTGGCGCTGGCCGTGCCGCTGTACCGCCAGCGGGCGCTGCTGGCGCGGCAGTGGCGGGCCCTGCTGCTGGGTGGCCTGAGCGGCACGCTGCTGGGCGTTCTCACCGACACCATTCTGGCCCGCGCCCTGCACCTGAGCATGGACGCGCAGCGCGCCCTGAGCACCGCGCCGGCCACCAGCCCGGTCGCGCTGCAACTGGCGCCGTTCACGCACGCTCCGCCCGCCCTGGCGGCCACGCTCGCGGTCCTGTCCGGTCTGGTGGGGGCGCTGCTGCTGCCTGCGGCGCTGAGTGTGCTGGGCGTGCGGCACCCGCTGGCGCGGGGCGTGGCGATGGGGGCCGTGGCGCACGGCATCGGCACGGCGCGCGCGCGCGAGGAGGGAGCCCTGACCGGCGCGGCCTCCTCGATCGGCATGGGTCTCGCTGCCCTCACCGTGACGCTGGTGGTGGCCCTGCTCGCACAGGTGCCTTGA
- a CDS encoding TetR/AcrR family transcriptional regulator, with product MARKVNPIQDRQRRAALEKAAYLALYERGYAGVTLADIAAHAGVSRGTLVYHFGSRAGLLSAVMRRFSRTIAVATRRAVRQATTPEAKLRAYVDNQFYGLVNTRRFYTVSLDFLAAATRDPDLMTMQRAFLADSLAVDLELARLAGAEGAPGRARLLRALVEGLSVRFLADPDPDLGQYRADCVTGLRALLGWSPQVT from the coding sequence ATGGCGCGAAAGGTCAACCCCATTCAGGACCGGCAGCGCCGCGCCGCTCTTGAGAAAGCCGCGTACCTCGCTCTGTACGAGCGTGGCTACGCGGGCGTGACCCTGGCCGACATCGCCGCGCACGCCGGCGTGAGCCGCGGCACGCTGGTGTACCACTTCGGCAGTCGCGCCGGGCTGCTCAGCGCCGTGATGCGCCGCTTCTCGCGGACCATTGCGGTGGCCACGCGCCGGGCCGTGCGGCAGGCGACCACGCCGGAGGCAAAGCTGCGCGCGTACGTGGACAACCAGTTCTACGGTCTGGTGAACACCCGGCGCTTCTACACCGTGTCCCTGGATTTTCTGGCCGCCGCCACCCGCGACCCGGACCTGATGACCATGCAGCGCGCCTTTCTGGCTGACTCTCTGGCCGTGGATCTCGAACTGGCGCGCCTGGCCGGGGCCGAGGGCGCGCCGGGCCGGGCGCGCCTGTTGCGGGCGCTGGTCGAGGGCCTCAGCGTGCGCTTCCTGGCCGACCCGGACCCGGACCTCGGTCAGTACCGGGCGGACTGCGTCACCGGCCTGCGGGCCCTGCTGGGCTGGTCACCCCAGGTCACCTGA
- a CDS encoding 5'-methylthioadenosine/adenosylhomocysteine nucleosidase, which produces MLAIIGAMDEEIELLLADLHSREDLAFPGVTLHRGTLGGVPVLLTKGGIGKVNAAMTTTYLLMQGATRVIFTGVAGGVHPELQVGDIVVSTDCVQHDVDVTALGYAAGTVPGETPTWPADPTLREAALTAAREVPGVRVLDGRVASGDQFIASSEGVQRLWTTFGAACAEMEGAAVAQVCAKAGVPFVVIRSVSDTADHDAQVDYREFMPRVARHAKQVVRGMLAQLHAQAGGQPGA; this is translated from the coding sequence ATGCTGGCGATCATTGGCGCGATGGACGAAGAAATCGAGTTGCTTCTCGCGGACCTGCACTCCCGTGAGGACCTGGCCTTTCCGGGGGTGACCCTGCACCGCGGCACGCTGGGCGGCGTGCCGGTGCTCCTCACGAAAGGCGGCATCGGGAAGGTGAATGCCGCCATGACCACCACGTACCTGCTGATGCAGGGCGCCACCCGCGTCATCTTCACGGGTGTGGCCGGGGGCGTGCACCCGGAACTGCAGGTGGGGGACATCGTGGTCAGCACGGACTGCGTGCAGCACGACGTGGACGTGACGGCCCTGGGGTATGCGGCCGGCACGGTGCCCGGCGAGACGCCCACGTGGCCGGCGGACCCCACGCTGCGCGAGGCGGCCCTGACGGCCGCGCGCGAGGTGCCCGGCGTGCGCGTGCTCGACGGCCGGGTGGCGAGCGGGGATCAGTTCATCGCGTCCAGCGAGGGCGTGCAGCGCCTGTGGACCACCTTCGGCGCGGCCTGCGCGGAGATGGAGGGCGCGGCGGTCGCGCAGGTGTGCGCCAAGGCAGGCGTGCCGTTCGTGGTGATCCGCTCGGTCAGCGACACTGCTGACCACGACGCCCAGGTGGACTACCGGGAGTTCATGCCGCGGGTGGCGCGGCACGCCAAACAGGTGGTGCGCGGCATGCTGGCCCAGCTGCACGCCCAGGCGGGCGGCCAGCCGGGCGCCTGA
- a CDS encoding DedA family protein: MHDLTSLILSASYVGLFAIVFAETGLLLGFFLPGDSLLLAAGVLAAGGAISLGGVMAAVVVGGVLGCVAGYLIGQRFGPRVFSNQNARYFKPEYITRAELFFARYGWLAVILARFVPVVRTLVPTMAGVSRMPLAPFTLYNVAGALLWGVSVPALGYYLGGLIPDLDRYILAVVGAMVVLSVVPVAVKVWRSRRAA, encoded by the coding sequence ATGCACGACCTGACCAGCCTGATCCTCTCGGCCTCCTACGTGGGCCTGTTTGCCATTGTGTTCGCGGAGACTGGCCTGCTGCTGGGCTTCTTTCTGCCCGGCGACAGTCTGCTGCTGGCGGCCGGGGTGCTCGCGGCAGGCGGGGCGATCAGTCTGGGCGGCGTGATGGCCGCCGTGGTGGTCGGCGGCGTCCTGGGGTGTGTGGCGGGCTACCTGATCGGGCAGCGGTTCGGCCCACGCGTGTTCAGCAACCAGAACGCGCGGTACTTCAAGCCGGAGTACATCACCCGCGCCGAACTCTTCTTCGCGCGCTACGGGTGGCTGGCCGTGATCCTGGCGCGGTTCGTGCCGGTCGTGCGCACCCTCGTGCCCACCATGGCCGGCGTGAGCCGCATGCCGCTCGCGCCGTTCACGCTGTACAACGTGGCCGGCGCGCTTCTGTGGGGCGTGAGTGTGCCGGCCCTGGGGTACTACCTGGGCGGCCTGATTCCGGACCTGGACCGCTACATCCTGGCCGTGGTGGGCGCCATGGTGGTCCTGAGCGTGGTGCCGGTGGCCGTGAAGGTGTGGCGCAGCCGCCGGGCAGCCTGA
- a CDS encoding CidA/LrgA family protein gives MSASHGEFTARLAAPARFVLGLGVLLAFAAAGQALTGALHLPLPGSVVGLVLLWAALGTGAVRLHWIADAADGLLGILGLLFIPATVGFLQFLGAGAQWALWLLVMTAGLLIGAGAAGLLASRLLRTDDGAP, from the coding sequence GTGTCTGCTTCCCACGGGGAATTCACGGCCCGGCTGGCCGCGCCCGCGCGCTTTGTGCTGGGCCTGGGCGTGCTCCTGGCCTTCGCCGCGGCCGGACAGGCGCTGACCGGCGCGCTGCACCTGCCGCTGCCCGGGTCGGTGGTGGGGCTGGTGCTGCTGTGGGCGGCGCTGGGCACCGGCGCGGTGCGGCTGCACTGGATCGCCGACGCCGCCGATGGCCTGCTGGGCATCCTGGGGCTGCTGTTCATTCCGGCCACCGTAGGCTTCCTGCAGTTCCTGGGCGCGGGGGCGCAGTGGGCACTGTGGCTGCTGGTCATGACGGCGGGCCTGCTCATTGGTGCGGGCGCGGCCGGCCTGCTGGCCTCCCGCCTGCTCCGCACGGACGACGGCGCGCCGTGA
- the hisG gene encoding ATP phosphoribosyltransferase, with translation MTPAPARGADHLTLALPKGRILEDAIALLSQAGLPLTLPEKSRALRHEFPGVTVLELRNQDVPVYVDLGVADAGIVGKDVLIESGRTVYEPVDLRFAGCRLSLIREVGAGGDIARVGTKYPRAARAYLNARGIPAEIVKLSGNIELACLTGLADAVVDLVQTGSTLRANNLEEVDVLFHSTARLIVNRAALKIRRARLRPLIEQLRTLTGQG, from the coding sequence GTGACCCCCGCCCCGGCACGCGGCGCAGATCACCTGACGCTGGCCCTTCCGAAAGGCCGGATCCTGGAAGACGCCATTGCGCTGCTTTCACAGGCGGGCCTGCCCCTGACCCTCCCCGAGAAGTCGCGGGCGCTGCGGCACGAGTTCCCGGGCGTGACCGTGCTGGAACTGCGCAACCAGGACGTGCCGGTGTACGTGGATCTGGGCGTCGCAGACGCCGGCATCGTCGGGAAGGACGTGCTGATCGAATCGGGCCGCACGGTGTACGAACCGGTGGATCTGCGGTTCGCGGGGTGCCGCCTGTCCCTGATCCGGGAAGTCGGTGCGGGCGGCGACATCGCGCGGGTGGGCACCAAGTACCCGCGCGCGGCGCGGGCGTACCTGAACGCGCGCGGGATTCCGGCCGAGATCGTGAAACTCAGCGGGAACATCGAGCTGGCGTGCCTTACGGGCCTCGCCGACGCCGTGGTGGACCTCGTGCAGACGGGCAGCACCCTGCGGGCGAACAACCTGGAGGAGGTCGATGTGCTGTTTCACTCCACCGCGCGCCTGATCGTGAACCGCGCCGCGCTGAAAATCCGCCGGGCCCGCCTGCGGCCCCTGATTGAGCAGCTGCGGACCCTCACCGGCCAGGGCTGA
- a CDS encoding LCP family protein, which produces MRPAAVVLVALAGVVAVASPAAPFLARYGTLPRKVDGPVTLVLAGVDVDYDDKAAVWPYPPKPENYDTRTDTLMLAQAWPDGRVNLLSIPRDSWVNIPGFGWGKINSANVHGGAEMLMRSVQALTGLPVDGYALLSLNAVPALTDAAGGVTVDVGQAMKYDDNAGKLHIDLKPGRQRLNGEQMVGFLRFRHDNLGDIGRIARQQQFVGALGAQVRNPLNVWRLPLMVAAVDRNMKSNLTRAQVGALMGAGLSGVKIKTHQVPGDFGYRGAASIWEVDRAALGTLIAKNFRDPNDPRSLGVAVVNMDAPDGSARRLKERLEGLGYANVWIVNEKRGPAKTTASGAAAARVLRDVGFGTVTDQTLASGADVTVRLGSDTPAP; this is translated from the coding sequence GTGCGCCCTGCTGCTGTTGTTCTCGTGGCCCTGGCGGGCGTGGTGGCAGTTGCGTCACCCGCCGCCCCGTTTCTCGCCCGTTACGGCACCCTGCCCCGCAAGGTGGACGGGCCGGTCACGCTGGTTCTTGCCGGCGTGGACGTGGATTACGACGACAAGGCGGCCGTGTGGCCTTACCCGCCGAAACCGGAGAACTACGACACGCGCACCGATACGCTGATGCTCGCGCAGGCGTGGCCGGACGGGCGCGTGAACCTGCTGAGCATTCCGCGGGACTCCTGGGTGAACATTCCGGGGTTCGGCTGGGGCAAGATCAACAGCGCGAACGTGCACGGGGGCGCGGAGATGCTGATGCGGTCGGTGCAGGCCCTGACCGGCCTGCCCGTCGACGGCTACGCGCTGCTGAGCCTGAATGCTGTGCCGGCCCTGACGGACGCGGCGGGCGGCGTGACGGTGGATGTGGGGCAGGCCATGAAGTACGACGACAACGCCGGGAAGCTGCACATTGACCTGAAACCCGGGCGGCAGCGTCTGAACGGCGAGCAGATGGTGGGCTTCCTGCGCTTCCGGCACGACAACCTGGGCGATATCGGGCGGATCGCGCGGCAGCAGCAGTTTGTGGGCGCGTTGGGCGCGCAGGTGCGCAACCCGCTGAACGTGTGGCGGCTCCCGCTGATGGTCGCGGCGGTGGACCGGAACATGAAGTCGAACCTGACCCGCGCGCAGGTGGGGGCGCTGATGGGCGCGGGCCTGAGCGGCGTGAAGATCAAGACGCATCAGGTGCCGGGGGATTTCGGGTACCGGGGCGCGGCGAGCATCTGGGAGGTGGACCGGGCGGCGCTGGGCACGCTGATCGCCAAGAACTTCCGTGACCCGAACGATCCGCGTTCCCTGGGGGTGGCGGTCGTGAACATGGACGCCCCGGACGGCAGCGCCCGCCGCCTGAAGGAGCGACTGGAGGGGCTGGGGTATGCGAACGTCTGGATTGTGAACGAGAAGCGCGGCCCTGCGAAAACGACCGCGTCGGGCGCGGCGGCGGCGCGGGTGCTGCGCGACGTGGGCTTCGGGACGGTCACGGATCAGACGCTGGCATCCGGCGCGGACGTAACGGTGCGGCTGGGTTCGGACACGCCCGCGCCCTGA